A genomic stretch from Microtus pennsylvanicus isolate mMicPen1 chromosome 9, mMicPen1.hap1, whole genome shotgun sequence includes:
- the Ssbp4 gene encoding single-stranded DNA-binding protein 4 isoform X7, with amino-acid sequence MYGKAGKGCAPSDGQAREKLALYVYEYLLHVGAQKSAQTFLSEIRWEKNITLGEPPGFLHSWWCVFWDLYCAAPDRREACEHTSEAKVFQDYSAAAPNPVMGAMAPNDTMGAPGFFQGKHRMKIADPHPLFQPFMSSRFPGGARPTLRMPGQPPVGLPGSQPIIPGAMDPSPRAQGHPSLGGSMQRGTPPRSMASVGPQGYGTGMRPPPNSLASSQVLPSMNMGPGVRGPWASPSGNSIPYASSSPGSYTGLAGGGAPGTPIMPSPGDSTNSSENMYTIMNPIGPGAGRANFPLGPGPEGPMASMSAMEPHHVNGSLGSGDMDGLPKNSPGAVGGLSNAPGTPRDDNEMAAAGTFLHPFPSESVSACVDSPPAAAAGRRGLAGRPRRGGRGARARP; translated from the exons GCTCGCGCTGTACGTGTATGAGTACCTGCTACATGTAGGCGCACAGAAGTCGGCTCAGACCTTCCTGTCCGAG ATCCGCTGGGAAAAGAACATCACCCTGGGCGAGCCCCCTGGCTTCCTGCACTCCTGGTGGtg TGTCTTCTGGGATCTCTATTGCGCAGCACCAGACCGCAGAGAAGCCTGTGAACACACCAGTGAGGCCAAAGTCTTCCAGGACTAT AGTGCCGCAGCCCCCAACCCTGTGATGGGCGCCATGGCCCCTAACGACACGATGGGGGCACCAGGCTTCTTCCAG gGGAAACACAGAATGAAGATTGCTGACCCCCACCCCCTCTTCCAGCCCTTCATGTCATCACGGTTTCCAGGGGGTGCCCGGCCCACCCTACGGATGCCAGGACAG CCTCCTGTGGGCCTCCCTGGGTCCCAGCCCATCATCCCTGGTGCCATGGACCCCTCCCCACGCGCACAAG GGCACCCCAGCCTGGGAGGCTCCATGCAGAGAGGGACACCTCCGAGGAGCATGGCCAGTGTTGGGCCCCAG GGCTATGGAACTGGCATGAGGCCCCCACCCAATTCCCTTGCATCCAGCCAGGTCCTGCCATCCATGAACAT GGGTCCGGGGGTGCGTGGCCCGTGGGCCAGTCCCAGCGGTAACTCG ATCCCCTATGCTTCCTCATCTCCTGGCAGCTACACG GGACTCGCAGGAGGAGGCGCCCCCGGAACACCCATCATGCCCAGCCCTGGAG ACTCCACCAACTCCAGCGAGAACATGTATACCATCATGAACCCCATCGGGCCGGGCGCCGGCAGGGCTAAC TTCCCGCTCGGCCCCGGCCCCGAGGGCCCAATGGCCTCTATGAGCGCGATGGAGCCGCACCACGTGAACGGATCCCTGG GCTCGGGCGATATGGACGGGCTGCCGAAG AACTCCCCTGGCGCCGTGGGCGGCCTGAGCAACGCCCCGGGGACCCCGCGCGACGACAACGAGATGGCGGCCGCCGGGACCTTCCTGCATCCGTTTCCGAGCGAAAGCGTAAGCGCCTGCGTCGACTCCCCACCCGCGGCCGCGGCGGGCCGGAGGGGCCTGGCGGGCAGGCCCCGGCGGGGCGGCCGCGGGGCCAGAGCAAGACCATGA
- the Ssbp4 gene encoding single-stranded DNA-binding protein 4 isoform X3 gives MYGKAGKGCAPSDGQAREKLALYVYEYLLHVGAQKSAQTFLSEIRWEKNITLGEPPGFLHSWWCVFWDLYCAAPDRREACEHTSEAKVFQDYSAAAPNPVMGAMAPNDTMGAPGFFQPFMSSRFPGGARPTLRMPGQPPVGLPGSQPIIPGAMDPSPRAQGHPSLGGSMQRGTPPRSMASVGPQGYGTGMRPPPNSLASSQVLPSMNMGPGVRGPWASPSGNSIPYASSSPGSYTQGLAGGGAPGTPIMPSPGDSTNSSENMYTIMNPIGPGAGRANVSGGRCASPDGDPAGGGRPEPHAALCPQFPLGPGPEGPMASMSAMEPHHVNGSLGSGDMDGLPKNSPGAVGGLSNAPGTPRDDNEMAAAGTFLHPFPSESVSACVDSPPAAAAGRRGLAGRPRRGGRGARARP, from the exons GCTCGCGCTGTACGTGTATGAGTACCTGCTACATGTAGGCGCACAGAAGTCGGCTCAGACCTTCCTGTCCGAG ATCCGCTGGGAAAAGAACATCACCCTGGGCGAGCCCCCTGGCTTCCTGCACTCCTGGTGGtg TGTCTTCTGGGATCTCTATTGCGCAGCACCAGACCGCAGAGAAGCCTGTGAACACACCAGTGAGGCCAAAGTCTTCCAGGACTAT AGTGCCGCAGCCCCCAACCCTGTGATGGGCGCCATGGCCCCTAACGACACGATGGGGGCACCAGGCTTCTTCCAG CCCTTCATGTCATCACGGTTTCCAGGGGGTGCCCGGCCCACCCTACGGATGCCAGGACAG CCTCCTGTGGGCCTCCCTGGGTCCCAGCCCATCATCCCTGGTGCCATGGACCCCTCCCCACGCGCACAAG GGCACCCCAGCCTGGGAGGCTCCATGCAGAGAGGGACACCTCCGAGGAGCATGGCCAGTGTTGGGCCCCAG GGCTATGGAACTGGCATGAGGCCCCCACCCAATTCCCTTGCATCCAGCCAGGTCCTGCCATCCATGAACAT GGGTCCGGGGGTGCGTGGCCCGTGGGCCAGTCCCAGCGGTAACTCG ATCCCCTATGCTTCCTCATCTCCTGGCAGCTACACG CAGGGACTCGCAGGAGGAGGCGCCCCCGGAACACCCATCATGCCCAGCCCTGGAG ACTCCACCAACTCCAGCGAGAACATGTATACCATCATGAACCCCATCGGGCCGGGCGCCGGCAGGGCTAACGTGAGTGGGGGCCGGTGCGCCTCACCCGACGGGGACCCCGCAGGGGGCGGCCGGCCCGAGCCCCACGCTGCCCTGTGCCCGCAGTTCCCGCTCGGCCCCGGCCCCGAGGGCCCAATGGCCTCTATGAGCGCGATGGAGCCGCACCACGTGAACGGATCCCTGG GCTCGGGCGATATGGACGGGCTGCCGAAG AACTCCCCTGGCGCCGTGGGCGGCCTGAGCAACGCCCCGGGGACCCCGCGCGACGACAACGAGATGGCGGCCGCCGGGACCTTCCTGCATCCGTTTCCGAGCGAAAGCGTAAGCGCCTGCGTCGACTCCCCACCCGCGGCCGCGGCGGGCCGGAGGGGCCTGGCGGGCAGGCCCCGGCGGGGCGGCCGCGGGGCCAGAGCAAGACCATGA
- the Ssbp4 gene encoding single-stranded DNA-binding protein 4 isoform X9 — MYGKAGKGCAPSDGQAREKLALYVYEYLLHVGAQKSAQTFLSEIRWEKNITLGEPPGFLHSWWCVFWDLYCAAPDRREACEHTSEAKVFQDYSAAAPNPVMGAMAPNDTMGAPGFFQPFMSSRFPGGARPTLRMPGQPPVGLPGSQPIIPGAMDPSPRAQGHPSLGGSMQRGTPPRSMASVGPQGYGTGMRPPPNSLASSQVLPSMNMGPGVRGPWASPSGNSIPYASSSPGSYTGLAGGGAPGTPIMPSPGDSTNSSENMYTIMNPIGPGAGRANFPLGPGPEGPMASMSAMEPHHVNGSLGSGDMDGLPKNSPGAVGGLSNAPGTPRDDNEMAAAGTFLHPFPSESVSACVDSPPAAAAGRRGLAGRPRRGGRGARARP, encoded by the exons GCTCGCGCTGTACGTGTATGAGTACCTGCTACATGTAGGCGCACAGAAGTCGGCTCAGACCTTCCTGTCCGAG ATCCGCTGGGAAAAGAACATCACCCTGGGCGAGCCCCCTGGCTTCCTGCACTCCTGGTGGtg TGTCTTCTGGGATCTCTATTGCGCAGCACCAGACCGCAGAGAAGCCTGTGAACACACCAGTGAGGCCAAAGTCTTCCAGGACTAT AGTGCCGCAGCCCCCAACCCTGTGATGGGCGCCATGGCCCCTAACGACACGATGGGGGCACCAGGCTTCTTCCAG CCCTTCATGTCATCACGGTTTCCAGGGGGTGCCCGGCCCACCCTACGGATGCCAGGACAG CCTCCTGTGGGCCTCCCTGGGTCCCAGCCCATCATCCCTGGTGCCATGGACCCCTCCCCACGCGCACAAG GGCACCCCAGCCTGGGAGGCTCCATGCAGAGAGGGACACCTCCGAGGAGCATGGCCAGTGTTGGGCCCCAG GGCTATGGAACTGGCATGAGGCCCCCACCCAATTCCCTTGCATCCAGCCAGGTCCTGCCATCCATGAACAT GGGTCCGGGGGTGCGTGGCCCGTGGGCCAGTCCCAGCGGTAACTCG ATCCCCTATGCTTCCTCATCTCCTGGCAGCTACACG GGACTCGCAGGAGGAGGCGCCCCCGGAACACCCATCATGCCCAGCCCTGGAG ACTCCACCAACTCCAGCGAGAACATGTATACCATCATGAACCCCATCGGGCCGGGCGCCGGCAGGGCTAAC TTCCCGCTCGGCCCCGGCCCCGAGGGCCCAATGGCCTCTATGAGCGCGATGGAGCCGCACCACGTGAACGGATCCCTGG GCTCGGGCGATATGGACGGGCTGCCGAAG AACTCCCCTGGCGCCGTGGGCGGCCTGAGCAACGCCCCGGGGACCCCGCGCGACGACAACGAGATGGCGGCCGCCGGGACCTTCCTGCATCCGTTTCCGAGCGAAAGCGTAAGCGCCTGCGTCGACTCCCCACCCGCGGCCGCGGCGGGCCGGAGGGGCCTGGCGGGCAGGCCCCGGCGGGGCGGCCGCGGGGCCAGAGCAAGACCATGA
- the Ssbp4 gene encoding single-stranded DNA-binding protein 4 isoform X1, which produces MYGKAGKGCAPSDGQAREKLALYVYEYLLHVGAQKSAQTFLSEIRWEKNITLGEPPGFLHSWWCVFWDLYCAAPDRREACEHTSEAKVFQDYSAAAPNPVMGAMAPNDTMGAPGFFQGKHRMKIADPHPLFQPFMSSRFPGGARPTLRMPGQPPVGLPGSQPIIPGAMDPSPRAQGHPSLGGSMQRGTPPRSMASVGPQGYGTGMRPPPNSLASSQVLPSMNMGPGVRGPWASPSGNSIPYASSSPGSYTQGLAGGGAPGTPIMPSPGDSTNSSENMYTIMNPIGPGAGRANVSGGRCASPDGDPAGGGRPEPHAALCPQFPLGPGPEGPMASMSAMEPHHVNGSLGSGDMDGLPKNSPGAVGGLSNAPGTPRDDNEMAAAGTFLHPFPSESVSACVDSPPAAAAGRRGLAGRPRRGGRGARARP; this is translated from the exons GCTCGCGCTGTACGTGTATGAGTACCTGCTACATGTAGGCGCACAGAAGTCGGCTCAGACCTTCCTGTCCGAG ATCCGCTGGGAAAAGAACATCACCCTGGGCGAGCCCCCTGGCTTCCTGCACTCCTGGTGGtg TGTCTTCTGGGATCTCTATTGCGCAGCACCAGACCGCAGAGAAGCCTGTGAACACACCAGTGAGGCCAAAGTCTTCCAGGACTAT AGTGCCGCAGCCCCCAACCCTGTGATGGGCGCCATGGCCCCTAACGACACGATGGGGGCACCAGGCTTCTTCCAG gGGAAACACAGAATGAAGATTGCTGACCCCCACCCCCTCTTCCAGCCCTTCATGTCATCACGGTTTCCAGGGGGTGCCCGGCCCACCCTACGGATGCCAGGACAG CCTCCTGTGGGCCTCCCTGGGTCCCAGCCCATCATCCCTGGTGCCATGGACCCCTCCCCACGCGCACAAG GGCACCCCAGCCTGGGAGGCTCCATGCAGAGAGGGACACCTCCGAGGAGCATGGCCAGTGTTGGGCCCCAG GGCTATGGAACTGGCATGAGGCCCCCACCCAATTCCCTTGCATCCAGCCAGGTCCTGCCATCCATGAACAT GGGTCCGGGGGTGCGTGGCCCGTGGGCCAGTCCCAGCGGTAACTCG ATCCCCTATGCTTCCTCATCTCCTGGCAGCTACACG CAGGGACTCGCAGGAGGAGGCGCCCCCGGAACACCCATCATGCCCAGCCCTGGAG ACTCCACCAACTCCAGCGAGAACATGTATACCATCATGAACCCCATCGGGCCGGGCGCCGGCAGGGCTAACGTGAGTGGGGGCCGGTGCGCCTCACCCGACGGGGACCCCGCAGGGGGCGGCCGGCCCGAGCCCCACGCTGCCCTGTGCCCGCAGTTCCCGCTCGGCCCCGGCCCCGAGGGCCCAATGGCCTCTATGAGCGCGATGGAGCCGCACCACGTGAACGGATCCCTGG GCTCGGGCGATATGGACGGGCTGCCGAAG AACTCCCCTGGCGCCGTGGGCGGCCTGAGCAACGCCCCGGGGACCCCGCGCGACGACAACGAGATGGCGGCCGCCGGGACCTTCCTGCATCCGTTTCCGAGCGAAAGCGTAAGCGCCTGCGTCGACTCCCCACCCGCGGCCGCGGCGGGCCGGAGGGGCCTGGCGGGCAGGCCCCGGCGGGGCGGCCGCGGGGCCAGAGCAAGACCATGA
- the Ssbp4 gene encoding single-stranded DNA-binding protein 4 isoform X4 — MYGKAGKGCAPSDGQAREKLALYVYEYLLHVGAQKSAQTFLSEIRWEKNITLGEPPGFLHSWWCVFWDLYCAAPDRREACEHTSEAKVFQDYSAAAPNPVMGAMAPNDTMGAPGFFQPFMSSRFPGGARPTLRMPGQPPVGLPGSQPIIPGAMDPSPRAQGHPSLGGSMQRGTPPRSMASVGPQGYGTGMRPPPNSLASSQVLPSMNMGPGVRGPWASPSGNSIPYASSSPGSYTGLAGGGAPGTPIMPSPGDSTNSSENMYTIMNPIGPGAGRANVSGGRCASPDGDPAGGGRPEPHAALCPQFPLGPGPEGPMASMSAMEPHHVNGSLGSGDMDGLPKNSPGAVGGLSNAPGTPRDDNEMAAAGTFLHPFPSESVSACVDSPPAAAAGRRGLAGRPRRGGRGARARP; from the exons GCTCGCGCTGTACGTGTATGAGTACCTGCTACATGTAGGCGCACAGAAGTCGGCTCAGACCTTCCTGTCCGAG ATCCGCTGGGAAAAGAACATCACCCTGGGCGAGCCCCCTGGCTTCCTGCACTCCTGGTGGtg TGTCTTCTGGGATCTCTATTGCGCAGCACCAGACCGCAGAGAAGCCTGTGAACACACCAGTGAGGCCAAAGTCTTCCAGGACTAT AGTGCCGCAGCCCCCAACCCTGTGATGGGCGCCATGGCCCCTAACGACACGATGGGGGCACCAGGCTTCTTCCAG CCCTTCATGTCATCACGGTTTCCAGGGGGTGCCCGGCCCACCCTACGGATGCCAGGACAG CCTCCTGTGGGCCTCCCTGGGTCCCAGCCCATCATCCCTGGTGCCATGGACCCCTCCCCACGCGCACAAG GGCACCCCAGCCTGGGAGGCTCCATGCAGAGAGGGACACCTCCGAGGAGCATGGCCAGTGTTGGGCCCCAG GGCTATGGAACTGGCATGAGGCCCCCACCCAATTCCCTTGCATCCAGCCAGGTCCTGCCATCCATGAACAT GGGTCCGGGGGTGCGTGGCCCGTGGGCCAGTCCCAGCGGTAACTCG ATCCCCTATGCTTCCTCATCTCCTGGCAGCTACACG GGACTCGCAGGAGGAGGCGCCCCCGGAACACCCATCATGCCCAGCCCTGGAG ACTCCACCAACTCCAGCGAGAACATGTATACCATCATGAACCCCATCGGGCCGGGCGCCGGCAGGGCTAACGTGAGTGGGGGCCGGTGCGCCTCACCCGACGGGGACCCCGCAGGGGGCGGCCGGCCCGAGCCCCACGCTGCCCTGTGCCCGCAGTTCCCGCTCGGCCCCGGCCCCGAGGGCCCAATGGCCTCTATGAGCGCGATGGAGCCGCACCACGTGAACGGATCCCTGG GCTCGGGCGATATGGACGGGCTGCCGAAG AACTCCCCTGGCGCCGTGGGCGGCCTGAGCAACGCCCCGGGGACCCCGCGCGACGACAACGAGATGGCGGCCGCCGGGACCTTCCTGCATCCGTTTCCGAGCGAAAGCGTAAGCGCCTGCGTCGACTCCCCACCCGCGGCCGCGGCGGGCCGGAGGGGCCTGGCGGGCAGGCCCCGGCGGGGCGGCCGCGGGGCCAGAGCAAGACCATGA
- the Ssbp4 gene encoding single-stranded DNA-binding protein 4 isoform X14, which yields MGAMAPNDTMGAPGFFQGKHRMKIADPHPLFQPFMSSRFPGGARPTLRMPGQPPVGLPGSQPIIPGAMDPSPRAQGHPSLGGSMQRGTPPRSMASVGPQGYGTGMRPPPNSLASSQVLPSMNMGPGVRGPWASPSGNSIPYASSSPGSYTQGLAGGGAPGTPIMPSPGDSTNSSENMYTIMNPIGPGAGRANVSGGRCASPDGDPAGGGRPEPHAALCPQFPLGPGPEGPMASMSAMEPHHVNGSLGSGDMDGLPKNSPGAVGGLSNAPGTPRDDNEMAAAGTFLHPFPSESVSACVDSPPAAAAGRRGLAGRPRRGGRGARARP from the exons ATGGGCGCCATGGCCCCTAACGACACGATGGGGGCACCAGGCTTCTTCCAG gGGAAACACAGAATGAAGATTGCTGACCCCCACCCCCTCTTCCAGCCCTTCATGTCATCACGGTTTCCAGGGGGTGCCCGGCCCACCCTACGGATGCCAGGACAG CCTCCTGTGGGCCTCCCTGGGTCCCAGCCCATCATCCCTGGTGCCATGGACCCCTCCCCACGCGCACAAG GGCACCCCAGCCTGGGAGGCTCCATGCAGAGAGGGACACCTCCGAGGAGCATGGCCAGTGTTGGGCCCCAG GGCTATGGAACTGGCATGAGGCCCCCACCCAATTCCCTTGCATCCAGCCAGGTCCTGCCATCCATGAACAT GGGTCCGGGGGTGCGTGGCCCGTGGGCCAGTCCCAGCGGTAACTCG ATCCCCTATGCTTCCTCATCTCCTGGCAGCTACACG CAGGGACTCGCAGGAGGAGGCGCCCCCGGAACACCCATCATGCCCAGCCCTGGAG ACTCCACCAACTCCAGCGAGAACATGTATACCATCATGAACCCCATCGGGCCGGGCGCCGGCAGGGCTAACGTGAGTGGGGGCCGGTGCGCCTCACCCGACGGGGACCCCGCAGGGGGCGGCCGGCCCGAGCCCCACGCTGCCCTGTGCCCGCAGTTCCCGCTCGGCCCCGGCCCCGAGGGCCCAATGGCCTCTATGAGCGCGATGGAGCCGCACCACGTGAACGGATCCCTGG GCTCGGGCGATATGGACGGGCTGCCGAAG AACTCCCCTGGCGCCGTGGGCGGCCTGAGCAACGCCCCGGGGACCCCGCGCGACGACAACGAGATGGCGGCCGCCGGGACCTTCCTGCATCCGTTTCCGAGCGAAAGCGTAAGCGCCTGCGTCGACTCCCCACCCGCGGCCGCGGCGGGCCGGAGGGGCCTGGCGGGCAGGCCCCGGCGGGGCGGCCGCGGGGCCAGAGCAAGACCATGA
- the Ssbp4 gene encoding single-stranded DNA-binding protein 4 isoform X16 — MGAMAPNDTMGAPGFFQPFMSSRFPGGARPTLRMPGQPPVGLPGSQPIIPGAMDPSPRAQGHPSLGGSMQRGTPPRSMASVGPQGYGTGMRPPPNSLASSQVLPSMNMGPGVRGPWASPSGNSIPYASSSPGSYTQGLAGGGAPGTPIMPSPGDSTNSSENMYTIMNPIGPGAGRANVSGGRCASPDGDPAGGGRPEPHAALCPQFPLGPGPEGPMASMSAMEPHHVNGSLGSGDMDGLPKNSPGAVGGLSNAPGTPRDDNEMAAAGTFLHPFPSESVSACVDSPPAAAAGRRGLAGRPRRGGRGARARP; from the exons ATGGGCGCCATGGCCCCTAACGACACGATGGGGGCACCAGGCTTCTTCCAG CCCTTCATGTCATCACGGTTTCCAGGGGGTGCCCGGCCCACCCTACGGATGCCAGGACAG CCTCCTGTGGGCCTCCCTGGGTCCCAGCCCATCATCCCTGGTGCCATGGACCCCTCCCCACGCGCACAAG GGCACCCCAGCCTGGGAGGCTCCATGCAGAGAGGGACACCTCCGAGGAGCATGGCCAGTGTTGGGCCCCAG GGCTATGGAACTGGCATGAGGCCCCCACCCAATTCCCTTGCATCCAGCCAGGTCCTGCCATCCATGAACAT GGGTCCGGGGGTGCGTGGCCCGTGGGCCAGTCCCAGCGGTAACTCG ATCCCCTATGCTTCCTCATCTCCTGGCAGCTACACG CAGGGACTCGCAGGAGGAGGCGCCCCCGGAACACCCATCATGCCCAGCCCTGGAG ACTCCACCAACTCCAGCGAGAACATGTATACCATCATGAACCCCATCGGGCCGGGCGCCGGCAGGGCTAACGTGAGTGGGGGCCGGTGCGCCTCACCCGACGGGGACCCCGCAGGGGGCGGCCGGCCCGAGCCCCACGCTGCCCTGTGCCCGCAGTTCCCGCTCGGCCCCGGCCCCGAGGGCCCAATGGCCTCTATGAGCGCGATGGAGCCGCACCACGTGAACGGATCCCTGG GCTCGGGCGATATGGACGGGCTGCCGAAG AACTCCCCTGGCGCCGTGGGCGGCCTGAGCAACGCCCCGGGGACCCCGCGCGACGACAACGAGATGGCGGCCGCCGGGACCTTCCTGCATCCGTTTCCGAGCGAAAGCGTAAGCGCCTGCGTCGACTCCCCACCCGCGGCCGCGGCGGGCCGGAGGGGCCTGGCGGGCAGGCCCCGGCGGGGCGGCCGCGGGGCCAGAGCAAGACCATGA